CATTCCTATTGTGAGACATAAAGACTTCAACATGTCTAATATTTCTTTATTGAAGGGCTTGAAGTTGGTCGGATTTGGAGAGCGGACTGATATTTTCATCAGGGAGGTGCCAGTGAGTTATGTTAAAACTCAGCAAATAATTGCTGAGATTTGGCAAACTCTTCACCCAAAGGTAAAAATATAGTCTTCACAAGTAAAGACCATGGCCAGAGCCATTTGATTTCTAGAAATACTGAGGTAGGAAGTCCCTCTCACGTGTGAGCACCACCAAAAATAGTGTCAAACTATGTttgtatatagtttttttttgtatatatatatatatatcttgaattttattttatttatttatttattttcccctATTTGCCTAAAACCAGCCTCCTTTCGATATAATTCGTCCAAAACAGTTCAAACTTGAATTAGAATTAAACTACCTAGGAAACCTACAGAGTTACAACCTACAGAGAGCCTCAGTATCCTGAATGGTATCTATGGCCCTGGTGGAGATACAAAATGTTGAAACACAATTAAAAGCTGATTATGGTATGAGAAGGTGAATATATCACTTTACTCTTAATTATTTGTGCGTGTCCCAGTTGGCTGTACATCTGGGTGTAGCCAGAGGTTCCAGTGTCGTCTTTTTGGAGCAAACGGGAAAGAACAGTGGATACAGAGACAAAGATGTGTGTGGCTTCTGTCCTGAAAGTCAGTGCTGTGTGGAGGGAGGACCAGAGAAACTGGACTCAGTCATTAACATGAGGGCTGTCGCGAAAGAGTTCAAACAAGCAGGGACGGATGTCATTTATTCAAGAGATGCTGGCAGGTAGGCATCTTGTTCTGCCATGTTGATAACAGACACTCAACAGTATGATATTAGGCGTTCTGTCATCCGCAGGTACCTGTGTGATTTTGCGTATTATTTCTCACTGTATCACGGTCAGAGGAGAGCAGCCCTCATCCATGTACCGTCATCTGGCAGCTTAACCGCAGGTGACAGACTGGTACCTCTGCTGCAGAGCCTCATTCTCACCATGCTGGACCAGCTGGAGGACCCTTCAGAAACCGCATGAGGAGATGATGACAGAGGACTCCAAGCCAGCTGTCACAGCAAGGTAGATCTTCTAGTGAAGACATTTCACAAGACACAAAGAGATCACTGGTGACGCTGTGGATTAGTGGAGGGCCCGTGGCCTTGGAGGGAATTAAAAAAGAGCCAACAGCAGAAGTTctcattcatttattattcaaaATTTCAGGGCAAAATAAGGAAAATACAAGAATTGTTCAGATACACATTTGGAGATGGCATGTCAAAAATACACCATCTCAGTTATAGGTGTGAAAAAACTTTGAGGCCTCAGATACAGagcttgaaaaacaaactagtcTAGTGAAGatttttgattatttctttCCACCAATCAGGTAATGAACAGAGATTTTGTGAAAGTATTCTTATAAAACAATAGCAGTAAACCAAGGCCCCCTCAGAAGGTATAGGAATGCAAATCATAAAAACAGAGGCATGATAATGATAAACCTCAAACTTATTATTGCAGTTTGAATGCACTGACGCATCCTCCATAAACCTGAGGTTTGCATGAAGAACATTCAGAAGATGGAAAATTATGAAGATGACTAAGtagaatgcttttttttttagttagttaCTGTATGTTTACGCTGAAATCTGGTTATGCAAAAAAGCAACTAGTGTGAAGCTGTAAACGTAGGCCTATGATCTTTTCTAATCAT
This genomic stretch from Etheostoma spectabile isolate EspeVRDwgs_2016 chromosome 8, UIUC_Espe_1.0, whole genome shotgun sequence harbors:
- the pgpep1l gene encoding pyroglutamyl-peptidase 1, coding for MNRREVVVVTGFGPFRQFLVNPSWKAAQGLKLVGFGERTDIFIREVPVSYVKTQQIIAEIWQTLHPKLAVHLGVARGSSVVFLEQTGKNSGYRDKDVCGFCPESQCCVEGGPEKLDSVINMRAVAKEFKQAGTDVIYSRDAGRYLCDFAYYFSLYHGQRRAALIHVPSSGSLTAGDRLVPLLQSLILTMLDQLEDPSETA